The Lysobacter capsici genome has a segment encoding these proteins:
- a CDS encoding integration host factor subunit alpha, with the protein MALTKAEMAERLFDEVGLNKREAKEFVDAFFDALREALEQGRQVKLSGFGNFDLRRKNQRPGRNPKTGEEIPISARTVVTFRPGQKLKERVEAYSGGEHAGSGQ; encoded by the coding sequence ATGGCACTAACGAAAGCGGAAATGGCGGAGCGGTTGTTCGACGAAGTCGGGCTGAACAAGCGCGAGGCCAAGGAGTTCGTCGACGCGTTCTTCGATGCGCTGCGCGAAGCACTGGAGCAGGGCCGCCAGGTCAAGCTGTCGGGCTTCGGCAACTTCGATCTGCGCCGCAAGAACCAGCGACCCGGCCGCAATCCCAAGACCGGCGAAGAAATTCCGATCTCGGCGCGCACGGTGGTCACCTTCCGTCCGGGCCAGAAGCTGAAGGAACGCGTCGAGGCTTACAGCGGAGGCGAGCATGCTGGATCCGGGCAGTAA
- a CDS encoding MerR family transcriptional regulator, translated as MLDPGSNRELPPIPAKRYFTIGEVSELCDVKPHVLRYWETEFPTLNPVKRRGNRRYYQRHEVLMVRQIRGLLYEQGYTIGGARLRLEGESAKDESALSSQIVKQVRMELEEVLQLLRR; from the coding sequence ATGCTGGATCCGGGCAGTAACCGCGAACTTCCGCCGATCCCGGCGAAGCGCTACTTCACCATCGGTGAGGTCAGCGAGCTGTGCGACGTCAAGCCGCACGTGCTGCGTTACTGGGAAACCGAATTTCCGACCCTCAACCCGGTCAAGCGTCGCGGCAACCGTCGCTACTACCAGCGCCACGAAGTGCTGATGGTGCGGCAGATCCGCGGCCTGCTGTACGAGCAGGGCTACACCATCGGCGGCGCGCGCCTGCGCCTGGAGGGCGAGTCGGCGAAGGACGAATCGGCGCTGAGCTCGCAGATCGTCAAGCAGGTGCGGATGGAACTGGAAGAAGTTCTACAGCTGCTGCGGCGCTGA
- a CDS encoding acyltransferase family protein, which yields MSNINYRPEIDGLRALAIIGVVFYHAGVRPIASGFVGVDVFFAISGYLITSLILRERLDTGRVDLMGFYARRVRRLLPILIVVCVVTVLLSVWFVPGYSDKSAVAFSAASSFVFAANFYFQHVSGGYFDADAATMPLLHLWSLGVEEQFYLVWPIFLILVTKTKRSHMVAATFLLATTSIGFAEYLIREESDSAFFQMLPRLWELAAGGLIAMLPSRPSRGALAAVYVGAAIIIAAMCELLPTTHFPGMGAAGAVLGAALILWGVHGQGNLGGVGYFLRWRPMVMIGRISYSLYLWHWPLLAVAKANKIGSLHSVDLFGLVVLALILSIASYRWIEQPWRQRGGDRSRRTVVTGIFLSVVLAVASLATAWVIDSQAASGPRMTGISSDRPLNMERCHAEGGRAVPNRPDPSCASRPGKIDTVIWGDSHALAWQPFAWAITDGAAINVTRDACAPVLDWGSKEHAVTKVQLCRQSNDMAMDFLAEQRPHTLIIAARWHRYLESTDANAFASKLVATIARASKSVGRVLIIEPTPELSARAQQCVDLNRLDACAEPKSRYLARTAIARKVLAEVARTNSNVELIDPLDYFCNKNSCGVLRSGVPLYWDSNHVSVAAATGFAEQWKRRNATRCMHEAFNEAGGAACAVGAPR from the coding sequence ATGAGCAATATCAACTATCGGCCAGAGATCGACGGATTGCGGGCGCTCGCGATTATCGGTGTGGTGTTCTACCACGCGGGGGTCAGACCGATTGCAAGTGGTTTTGTCGGCGTGGATGTGTTCTTCGCGATATCAGGCTACTTGATCACATCCCTGATTTTGCGTGAGCGGCTCGATACCGGTCGAGTGGATCTCATGGGGTTCTATGCGCGCAGGGTGCGCAGACTGCTGCCGATACTGATCGTGGTTTGCGTTGTGACGGTCCTGCTTTCCGTATGGTTTGTTCCAGGTTACTCGGACAAAAGTGCAGTCGCTTTCTCGGCGGCATCTTCTTTTGTGTTCGCAGCGAACTTCTACTTTCAGCATGTGTCGGGTGGCTACTTCGACGCCGATGCGGCCACCATGCCTTTGCTGCACTTGTGGTCGCTTGGCGTGGAGGAGCAGTTCTATCTGGTCTGGCCTATCTTTCTGATCCTGGTAACGAAGACAAAGCGTTCGCATATGGTTGCCGCGACGTTCCTGCTCGCGACGACGTCAATAGGGTTCGCGGAATACTTGATCCGTGAAGAAAGCGACAGCGCTTTTTTTCAGATGCTTCCCAGGCTATGGGAATTGGCGGCAGGCGGGCTGATCGCGATGCTTCCGTCTCGCCCATCACGTGGCGCTTTGGCGGCCGTCTACGTCGGCGCGGCTATCATAATTGCGGCAATGTGCGAGTTGCTTCCGACTACGCATTTTCCAGGGATGGGCGCTGCTGGCGCGGTCTTGGGGGCGGCATTGATCCTCTGGGGCGTACATGGCCAGGGGAATCTGGGCGGGGTCGGATATTTCTTGCGCTGGCGGCCTATGGTCATGATCGGGCGGATTTCGTACTCGCTGTACCTGTGGCACTGGCCACTATTGGCTGTAGCAAAGGCGAACAAGATCGGGTCGCTGCATTCTGTGGATCTGTTTGGACTGGTCGTCCTTGCGTTGATTCTTTCAATCGCGAGCTATCGCTGGATCGAGCAGCCTTGGCGGCAACGGGGTGGAGATCGGTCTCGCCGCACGGTTGTAACAGGCATTTTTTTGTCGGTCGTGTTGGCCGTGGCTTCGCTTGCAACGGCCTGGGTTATCGACAGCCAGGCCGCCAGCGGGCCAAGGATGACGGGCATTTCCAGCGACCGGCCGTTGAACATGGAACGTTGCCATGCGGAAGGCGGACGCGCGGTACCCAATCGCCCCGATCCGAGCTGCGCATCCAGGCCTGGCAAGATCGATACCGTGATTTGGGGCGACTCGCATGCGCTTGCATGGCAACCATTTGCCTGGGCGATCACGGATGGCGCCGCGATCAATGTGACTCGCGACGCTTGCGCGCCTGTGCTTGATTGGGGATCCAAAGAGCATGCGGTTACGAAAGTGCAGTTGTGCAGGCAATCGAACGACATGGCGATGGACTTCCTGGCCGAGCAACGGCCGCACACGTTGATCATTGCGGCCAGGTGGCATCGCTACCTTGAGTCAACAGACGCGAACGCATTCGCTTCCAAGCTGGTCGCAACGATCGCGAGAGCGAGTAAATCCGTAGGAAGAGTACTTATCATCGAACCCACGCCCGAATTGTCCGCGCGAGCTCAGCAGTGCGTCGATCTCAACAGGTTGGATGCCTGCGCCGAGCCGAAATCCAGGTATCTGGCGCGGACGGCGATTGCACGCAAGGTGCTGGCTGAAGTGGCAAGGACGAATTCAAACGTCGAGTTGATCGATCCGCTGGACTATTTCTGTAACAAGAATAGTTGCGGAGTGCTCCGCAGCGGGGTGCCTTTGTATTGGGATAGCAATCATGTTTCTGTGGCTGCTGCGACCGGGTTTGCCGAACAATGGAAACGACGCAATGCGACGCGTTGCATGCATGAGGCGTTCAACGAGGCCGGTGGCGCTGCGTGCGCGGTGGGGGCTCCACGATAG
- a CDS encoding TraB/GumN family protein, translating to MRRAFIVLALLALLPGAAAAQTAPAQPAAPPSGDIRDFDTLVVTGEQPGPGLWKVMRGGHVLWILGTLSPLPKDMTWLSRQVEATIAESQEVIAPPSVSFGTELGVVRTMMLIPTALKARKNPDGKTLQEVVPADLYARWTTLKARYIGRDGGVEKWRPIFAAQELYEAAIKQSGMSLKGVVQPVVDKAAKQHDVPITEARVTLKIDDPKATLKEFSASALDDRECFAKTLSRIESDLESMRARGNAWAIGDIATLRTLPQGDQYRTCLEALAATGVAKRLNLGDLRQRVTAHWLERAEDAIAKNNSTFATLPVADLLETGGLLDKLRAAGYTVEDP from the coding sequence ATGCGTCGTGCCTTCATCGTCCTCGCCTTGCTGGCGCTGCTGCCCGGCGCCGCCGCCGCGCAGACCGCGCCGGCCCAGCCCGCCGCCCCGCCGAGCGGCGACATCCGCGACTTCGACACCCTGGTGGTCACCGGCGAACAGCCCGGGCCCGGGCTGTGGAAAGTCATGCGCGGCGGTCACGTGCTGTGGATCCTCGGCACCCTGAGCCCGCTGCCCAAGGACATGACCTGGCTGTCGCGCCAGGTCGAGGCGACCATCGCCGAATCGCAGGAAGTCATCGCCCCGCCCTCGGTCAGCTTCGGCACCGAACTGGGCGTGGTGCGCACGATGATGCTGATCCCCACCGCGCTCAAGGCGCGCAAGAACCCCGACGGCAAGACCCTGCAGGAAGTGGTTCCGGCCGACCTGTACGCGCGCTGGACCACGCTCAAGGCGCGCTACATCGGCCGCGACGGCGGGGTCGAGAAATGGCGCCCGATCTTCGCCGCGCAGGAGCTTTACGAAGCGGCGATCAAGCAGTCCGGGATGTCGCTCAAGGGCGTGGTGCAACCGGTGGTCGACAAGGCCGCCAAGCAGCACGACGTGCCGATCACCGAAGCGCGCGTGACCCTGAAGATCGACGACCCCAAGGCCACCTTGAAGGAATTCTCGGCCAGCGCGCTCGACGACCGCGAATGCTTCGCCAAGACCTTGTCGCGGATCGAAAGCGACCTCGAATCGATGCGCGCGCGCGGCAACGCCTGGGCGATCGGCGACATCGCCACCCTGCGCACCCTGCCGCAGGGCGACCAATACCGCACCTGCCTGGAAGCGCTCGCCGCGACCGGCGTGGCCAAGCGCCTCAACCTGGGCGACCTGCGCCAGCGCGTCACCGCGCATTGGCTGGAACGCGCCGAAGACGCGATCGCGAAAAACAACAGCACCTTCGCGACCCTGCCCGTCGCCGACCTGCTGGAAACCGGCGGGCTGCTGGATAAGCTGCGCGCGGCGGGGTATACGGTCGAGGATCCGTAG
- a CDS encoding PepSY-associated TM helix domain-containing protein — protein MKNSFSQAMAWLHTWAGLVIGWLLFVIFVGGTIACFDKELTHWMQPALHGHERSGESIDLDQSIVQLQKVSKPHPHAYYVTLPSERSKSLEGGVYYDLGDPDLINLDPATGKKIPETAGGEFFFTLHYNLHSPVWGMYIVGIAGMFMLIAILTGIVIHKRIFKDFFTFRPKTGGQRAWLDGHNLTGVLGLPFHLMIAYTGVAIFVANYMPAGLNAAYNGDVEKFFVEAADSYERPETGKELKTIYPVDKLVADARQRLGQPITWVSVHHPDDTSATISFGGDHSRDVAWNFNSVFYDANDGKFLHQSGAPQAGYKTYTFLGGMHMAQWGGSALRWLYFVMGLAGCVMIASGMQVWVSKRAKKIAEAGSASGYGLVQALNLGVVGGLPLASAAMVIANRLIPAEIAQRANAEITVFCAVWIAATLYAAIPAVHKRGWGQFFAINAVAFALIPLVNLATAPNSHLLATIARGDWSLAAVDLTAFALGAGFALLARNSFVKARQPIVERKPRRAERGNESGNQPALADR, from the coding sequence ATGAAGAATTCCTTCTCCCAGGCGATGGCCTGGCTGCATACCTGGGCCGGGCTGGTGATCGGCTGGCTGCTGTTCGTGATCTTCGTCGGCGGCACCATCGCCTGCTTCGATAAGGAGCTCACTCACTGGATGCAGCCGGCGCTGCACGGCCATGAGCGCAGCGGCGAAAGCATCGATCTGGACCAGTCCATCGTCCAGTTGCAGAAAGTATCCAAGCCGCATCCGCATGCGTACTACGTGACCTTGCCGAGCGAACGCAGCAAGTCGCTGGAAGGCGGGGTGTACTACGACCTTGGCGATCCGGACCTGATCAATCTCGATCCGGCCACCGGCAAGAAAATTCCCGAAACCGCCGGCGGCGAATTCTTCTTCACCCTGCACTACAACCTGCATTCGCCGGTGTGGGGCATGTACATCGTCGGCATCGCCGGCATGTTCATGCTGATCGCGATCCTGACCGGGATCGTGATCCACAAGCGCATCTTCAAGGACTTCTTCACCTTCCGGCCGAAGACCGGCGGCCAGCGCGCCTGGCTCGACGGACACAATCTGACCGGCGTACTCGGTCTGCCGTTCCATCTGATGATCGCCTACACGGGCGTGGCGATCTTCGTCGCCAACTACATGCCGGCCGGGTTGAACGCGGCGTACAACGGCGATGTCGAGAAATTCTTTGTCGAGGCCGCGGACAGTTACGAGCGGCCGGAAACCGGCAAGGAACTGAAGACGATCTATCCGGTCGACAAATTGGTCGCCGACGCGCGCCAGCGTCTGGGCCAGCCGATCACCTGGGTCAGCGTGCATCACCCCGACGACACCAGCGCGACGATTTCCTTCGGCGGCGATCACAGCCGCGACGTGGCCTGGAATTTCAACTCGGTGTTCTACGACGCCAACGACGGCAAGTTCCTGCACCAGTCGGGCGCGCCGCAGGCCGGTTACAAGACCTATACCTTCCTCGGCGGCATGCACATGGCGCAGTGGGGCGGCAGCGCGCTGCGCTGGCTGTATTTCGTGATGGGCCTGGCCGGCTGCGTGATGATCGCCAGCGGCATGCAGGTGTGGGTCAGCAAGCGCGCGAAGAAGATCGCCGAGGCCGGCAGCGCATCGGGTTACGGCCTGGTGCAGGCGCTCAACCTCGGCGTGGTCGGCGGCTTGCCGCTGGCGAGCGCGGCGATGGTGATCGCCAATCGCCTGATCCCGGCCGAGATCGCGCAGCGCGCCAACGCCGAGATCACCGTGTTCTGCGCGGTCTGGATCGCGGCCACGCTGTACGCGGCGATCCCGGCGGTGCACAAGCGCGGCTGGGGCCAGTTCTTCGCGATCAACGCGGTGGCGTTCGCGCTGATTCCGCTGGTGAATCTGGCGACCGCGCCGAACAGCCATCTGCTCGCGACCATCGCGCGCGGCGACTGGTCGCTGGCCGCGGTCGACCTGACCGCGTTCGCGCTGGGCGCGGGATTCGCGTTGCTGGCGCGCAACAGTTTCGTCAAGGCGCGGCAGCCGATCGTCGAGCGCAAACCGCGTCGCGCCGAGCGCGGCAACGAGTCGGGCAACCAACCCGCGCTCGCGGATCGCTGA
- a CDS encoding DUF3325 domain-containing protein, with protein sequence MLWLGLSLGIAAWCLLSLGLEKHHRQVFANAFDASRARVLRGAGWLLLAVDFGLFVYGWGWAQGPIFWTAALIISALAWSVLMTMLPRASTKIAAVALLSAVVLIPFWAG encoded by the coding sequence ATGCTTTGGTTGGGTCTGAGCCTGGGAATCGCAGCGTGGTGCCTGTTGAGCCTGGGGCTGGAAAAGCACCATCGGCAGGTGTTCGCCAACGCTTTCGACGCCTCGCGCGCGCGCGTGCTGCGAGGCGCCGGATGGCTGCTGCTGGCGGTGGATTTCGGCTTGTTCGTGTACGGCTGGGGCTGGGCGCAGGGGCCGATCTTCTGGACCGCCGCGCTGATCATTTCGGCGTTGGCGTGGAGTGTGCTGATGACGATGCTGCCGCGCGCGAGCACGAAGATCGCGGCGGTCGCGCTGCTCAGCGCCGTGGTGTTGATTCCGTTCTGGGCTGGTTGA